Proteins from a single region of Anaerobranca californiensis DSM 14826:
- a CDS encoding YjfB family protein, with protein sequence MDIAALSMNLNQAKVAQETSLAIMKLAMGTGKQTANETVKIIEKSVDSNLGRIIDVSVRNYG encoded by the coding sequence ATGGATATAGCCGCCCTATCAATGAACCTAAACCAAGCAAAAGTAGCTCAAGAAACAAGCCTTGCAATAATGAAACTTGCAATGGGTACAGGCAAACAAACAGCAAATGAAACAGTTAAGATTATAGAAAAGAGTGTTGATTCAAACTTAGGAAGAATAATAGATGTAAGCGTGCGAAATTATGGATAA